CCTGGGGCTGTACATGGCCAATGGCAACGAGTACCTCGAGGCCATGCTCGGGGCGTACAAGGCGCGGGTCGCGCCGTTCAACGTCAACTATCGGTACGTCGCCGACGAACTGGTGTACCTGCTCGGCAATGCCCGCGCGGACGCGGTGATGTACCACGCGCGTTTTGCCCCGACGCTGGGCGAGGCGCTGCGCACCATGGGAGCCGACATACGCCTCATCCACGTCGACGACGGGTCCGGCCACGATCCGCTGCCCGGCGCGGTGCGCTACGAGGATCTGCTGGCCTTCGAGACCGGGGGGGTGTCCGACGAACCGCTCGACCTCACGCCCTCGCCCGACGACCTCTACATGCTCTACACCGGCGGCACCACCGGGATGCCCAAGGCGGTGCTGTGGCGCCAGCACGACATCTATCTGGGCGCCATGGGCGGCCGCAACTTCGGCACCGGCGAAGTGGTGACGAGCCTGGCGGAGATCGTCGAGCGGTCGAGGCCCGAGGGGCCGGGCTCGATGACGGTGGCGCCGCTGATGCACGGGGCCGCGCAGTGGGCGGCCTTCGTCAACCTGTGCGGCGGGCGACCGTTCGTGATGGCGCCGACCACCACCCACTTCGATCCGGCCGAGGCGTGGGCGCTGGCCAGCCGCGAGCGGGTGGTCTCGCTGTCGATGGTCGGCGACGCCTTCGGGCGGCCGCTGCTCGACGAGCTCGAGGCCGGCGATTACGACCTGTCCGGGTTGCTGATCCTGATCACGGGCGGGGCGGCGCTCAGCGCCCCGCTCAAGCGGCGATTCGTCGAATTGCTGCCGCAGCTGACGATCCTCGACGCGGGCGGTTCGTCGGAGTCCGGCTCCCAGATGGGTCAGGTGTCCAGTCGCGCACAGGCCGCCTCGGGCCGGTTCGCCCCCAATCCGGGTGCCGTGGTGGTCAGTTCGGACATGACGCGGATCCTGTCGCCCGGCGACGACGAGATCGGCTGGCTGGCCCAGCAGGGCCGGATACCGCTCGGCTACCTCGGGGATCCGGAGAAGACCGCTCGCACGTTCCCGGTGATCGAGGGGATCCGGCACTCGGTGCCCGGCGACCGGGCCCGCTGGCACGCGGACGGCGGGATCGAGCTGCTGGGCCGTGACTCGGTGACGATCAATTCCGGTGGGGAGAAGATCTTCGCCGAGGAGGTGGAGGCCGCGGTCGGGCGGCACCCCGCCGTCTACGACGTGGTGGTGACCAGCCGGCCCAGCGTGCGGTGGGGCAACGAGGTGGTCGCCGTCGTCCAGCTGGCCAATGGTGAGCAGGCCGACGGTGACGGCCTGGCCGACGCCATCATCGCCGAGGCAGCCCGCCACATCGCCCGCTACAAGCTGCCCAAGGCGATCGTCTTCCGTGACCGGTTGCAGCGGTCGCCGTCCGGAAAGGCCGACTACCGGTGGGCGAAAGCAGTTGCAGCGCAGGCTGATCAGTGATGGCGCGCTCGACGTGCCCCGGCAGGGATATAGGCGACCTCACGAAGCGATATCGGGTGCGCTATCGCTTCGGTGATTTACCTGGCGCTACCCGGAGGGCGCGGCCGTGACGGAACTGGCGAGCGCGCGAGACGTGCGGGCCCGTGCGGCGCTCGCGATCGGTGTCGTGGTCACCCTGGCGGTGTTCGTGGTTGGGCTGGCGTGGGCGAAGTGGACGCCGTACGCCGCCAAAGCCCTGGAGGCCCGGCAAACCCATCACTGGCCGGGGTCCAACATCCTCATCGCGGGCGGAGTCCGCCCGGGGGACGGTCCGAGCTGGCACGCCGCGACGACGTTCTTCCACGCGTACCTGGCCTCGATCTGGCCGGCCCTCGTCGTCGCGTTGTTGATGAGCGCGTCGGTGCAGGCGCTGGTGCCGCGAACGTGGTTGCCGCGCTTGTTGAATCGGCGGCGCGTGCTGTCGCGCGCTCGCCGGCGCGGTAGCCAGCACGCCGTCGATGATGTGCACGTGTTGCACCGCCCCGGTCGCGATCACGCTGCGGCGCAACGGCGTCGACCGCGCCGCCAGCGTTGCCTACTGGCTCGGCAACCCGCTGCTCAACCCAGCGGTGCTGGTCTTCTTGCTCTTCGTTGCTCCCTGGCAGTGGACGCTGACCAGGCTCCTGGTCGGCACCGCGGCGGTGGTCGGCGCCGCCGTGGCGGTGGGACTGCTGACGCGCCCACACGGAACCGGGCCGTCGGCGTCCGACACCGCGCCGGCGCGTGACTCGGAGGCGCCCGCACGCAGGTTTGTGGGGGCACTGCTGCGGCTGTGTCTGATCCTGTTACCGGAATACGCGGTGATCGTGCTCGCCCTCGGCGCGCTACGGGGCTGGCTGCTCGCGGGTACCCGGCTCCCGCACCACGGTCTGCTGATCGTCGTGCTGGCGGCGATCGTCGGCACGCTCATCGTCATCCCCACGGCGGGGGAGATCCCGATCCTGCAAAGCCTTGCGCTGCTGGGGTCTCGTCGGGGACGATCGGCGCTCTGCTCGTCACGCTTCCCGCGGTCAGCGTCCCGGGCGCCGTGATGGTGGCGCGCGGTCTGGGGTGGAAGGCGACGACGACCGCCGCGGCCGCCGTCGTCGCGGCCGGGTTGCTCGGGGCGGCGGTGCTGAGCCTGGTGTGAGCGGCGCAGCCGGCGCATCGGGTCGGCGCCGTCGCTGTCATGCCGAAGAAGGCTGAGCAGCCCGGGCCGGCGTTGACGGGCGTGGCGTTCGCGATCTTCGGCCGCATCGACATTCAGCGGTCCGCCGCGGCGGTCGTGCGCGGCCTCAGCGAGGAACCGCGTGAAATGGTCCGCGTCGGAATGCTCGACGGCGCCAACGTCCGGTTCGTCGCCGCGGTCGAGGCCCGGCCGCGGTGCGGGTCGCCTCCCGGCTCGGGCGCGAGCTGTCGCAGATCCGCGAGCGCGGCTGCGCCGTCAATCGCGAGGAGGGCGAGGACGGGGTCGCCTCGGTTGCGGTTGCGATCCCGACCGGCGGGCCCGGCCTGCGGCTCGCGCTCAACGCCGCCGCGCCGCTGAACCGGCTCGATGTGTGGCGCTTTCCCGCGGTGGCCGCCGCGCTCACCACGGCCGCCAAAGCCATTGGGGACCAACTGGGTTGAGGTGTCGCCTCACCGGCGCGCGAAAACGTCGTCGAGGGTCACGGTGCGCAGCCCGCGGGCGCGGATGATCTCCCGCAGCTGCCCGTAGACATGGGTGACCGGCGGGTGGTTGAGGTGGCCGATCACGATGTTCTGCGCGACGAACGACTGGTACGCGAGCGCGACGATCCGGTCCTCGGGCAGCAGCGCGGAATCGTGCAGGTCGCCCGACCACAACGTGGGATTCTGATAGCCGAGGCCGGCGGCCACCGCGTCCACCGCGGCGTTGTGGTGACCATAGGGTGGCCGGAAATAGGGGGTGGCGTCCACCCCGTACGTGTTGCGCAGAAACGCGTCGGTGCGGCGGAGCTCGTCGGCGACCTGGCCCGGCGCCAGCCTCGTCAAGTCCGGGTGCGTCCAGGTGTGGTTCGCCAGCTGAATCTGCCCCGCATCGACGAGTGGCCGCAGCAGGGGGGCGTTCTCGGTCCAGGAGCGGTAGGCGCCGGTGACGAAATACGTGAGCCGCACGCCGGTGTCCTTGGCGAACTGCGTGTAGAGGCGCACCACGTCGGAGTTGGCACCGTCGTCGACCGTCCAGGCCAGCAGATCGCCGTTGCCGGGCAGCCTCTTCAGTACGGCACCGCCCGGCAGCGCCACCCGCGATCCCGGGGCCGGGGTGACCGGCCCGGGTGCGGTCCCGTGCACGTCACCGCGCGCTACCGGCGTCACGGTTTCGCCCGCGCACCACGAGGCGCCCGCGAACCCCGCGGCCAGCGCGACGAGGAACCGCCGCCGGGCCAGTTCGCTCACGTCTTTGCTCCTGGGTTTGCGGGTCGGACCTGAGAGGTTACGTCCCCGGCCGACGCGCGCCGGGCACATCCGCCGGGTGGCGCGCGCTCGATACGAGCCTGTGACGTCCACGAGATGCGTCGGAAGCTGTTGATTCGCAAGGTGTCCGCGACAACTCATGCGTCACCGTGCCGGCCGTGAAGGTTGCGGTGCAGCCAGGTCGCCAGGTTTTCGACGTCGGGCACCAGGCGCCGGGTGGCGTCGAAGTCCGCTCGATAGGAAGGTGATTGGGTGAACCACCGAAACATCGTCTTCTGATCGTCGTCATCGCCGAGCACATCCAGCGGGGCCTCGGTGTAGG
This genomic window from Mycobacterium saskatchewanense contains:
- a CDS encoding acyl-CoA synthetase, with product MQDVEFNLAEVFAAVAAANPDRDCIVFGDRRFTFAQTDARARRFARALNQWGLGAHRERSELAPHESGQSHLGLYMANGNEYLEAMLGAYKARVAPFNVNYRYVADELVYLLGNARADAVMYHARFAPTLGEALRTMGADIRLIHVDDGSGHDPLPGAVRYEDLLAFETGGVSDEPLDLTPSPDDLYMLYTGGTTGMPKAVLWRQHDIYLGAMGGRNFGTGEVVTSLAEIVERSRPEGPGSMTVAPLMHGAAQWAAFVNLCGGRPFVMAPTTTHFDPAEAWALASRERVVSLSMVGDAFGRPLLDELEAGDYDLSGLLILITGGAALSAPLKRRFVELLPQLTILDAGGSSESGSQMGQVSSRAQAASGRFAPNPGAVVVSSDMTRILSPGDDEIGWLAQQGRIPLGYLGDPEKTARTFPVIEGIRHSVPGDRARWHADGGIELLGRDSVTINSGGEKIFAEEVEAAVGRHPAVYDVVVTSRPSVRWGNEVVAVVQLANGEQADGDGLADAIIAEAARHIARYKLPKAIVFRDRLQRSPSGKADYRWAKAVAAQADQ
- a CDS encoding polysaccharide deacetylase family protein translates to MARRRFLVALAAGFAGASWCAGETVTPVARGDVHGTAPGPVTPAPGSRVALPGGAVLKRLPGNGDLLAWTVDDGANSDVVRLYTQFAKDTGVRLTYFVTGAYRSWTENAPLLRPLVDAGQIQLANHTWTHPDLTRLAPGQVADELRRTDAFLRNTYGVDATPYFRPPYGHHNAAVDAVAAGLGYQNPTLWSGDLHDSALLPEDRIVALAYQSFVAQNIVIGHLNHPPVTHVYGQLREIIRARGLRTVTLDDVFARR